The sequence CAACCTGGAGGAGTTCACGAGCTTGACGGAGGCGAAGGTCCTCGCCAAGCCGTGGCGGGAGGACTACAACCGGCGTCGTCCTCACAGCGCCTTGGGCTACCAGACGCCGGAAGCGTTTCGAGCGCGCCATAGCGCGCCATAGCGCGCTCGAAGGGAAGGACCAGACTCTCACTCAAACTCTCACTCAA comes from Candidatus Poribacteria bacterium and encodes:
- a CDS encoding transposase; this translates as NLEEFTSLTEAKVLAKPWREDYNRRRPHSALGYQTPEAFRARHSAP